The genomic segment CTTAATAGGATTTTAAATTCCTTCTGAGcatgaattattttcttactatCTTCTGGATTTTAGCATAGAATGCAGTAGTAGGTAAATAAGAGATGCTGAAGTATTTGCTGATTCCTTTGACTTGGAGACTTTTTAAGATAcactttatcttttcaaaagaaagaaacacagaaatacaaagcaaacaaacTACAAAAACAGCTTGCTTTTCACAGCCGCTAAATAATGGTACcactttttgattatttggaaattATTCGGTTTGGGTGAGAGGTGCTAAATAAATGTATCAGAGAAGATAAATTGTTTGCACTACAGCCTAGCTGTTTACTCACAGTTTCCTCTCTTACAGATATTGCAGGAGAAGAGGCTGGGTACGATCCACACTCATTATGTCTGTTCCACAAACAAGTACTTCAAAAGGGAAAGTCATGCTTAAAGAGTACAGCGGACGCAAGATTGAAGTAGAgcacatttttaaatggataacTGCTCATGCAGCTTCTAGGATCAAAACCATTTATAATGCTGAACATTTGAAAGAAGAATGGAATAAAAGTGATCAATATTGGTTAAAAATATACCTATTTGCAAATCTTGACCAACCCCCAGCTTTCTTCTCTGCACTAAGTATAAAGTTTACTGGAAgagttgagtttatttttgttaatgtagAAAATTGGGACAACAAGAGTTACATGACAGATATTGGCATATATAATATGCCATCATACATACTTAGAACTCCTGAAGGAATTTACAGATATGGAAACCACACAGGTGAATTTATATCACTTCAGGCCATGGATTCATTTTTGCGCTCATTACAACCTGAGGTAAATGATCTGTTTGTTTTAAGCTTGGTTCTAGTTAATCTTATGGCTTGGATGGACTTGTTTATTACACAAGGAGCTACCATAAAGCGATTTGTGGTTCTCATAAGCACTTTAGGGACATATAATTCTCTATTAATTATTTCCTGGCTACCTGTGTTGGGCTTTTTACAGCTACCTTACTTAGATAGCTTTTATGAATATAGCTTAAAATTGTTGAGATACTCCAATACAACCACACTGGCTTCATGGGTAAGGGCAGACTGGATGTTTTACTCTTCACACCCAGCCCTGTTTCTCGGTACATACCTTGGACATGGTTTACTAATTGATTACTTTGAGAAGAAGAGAAGGCGCAACAACAATAATGACGAAGTCAATGCCAATAACTTAGAATGGCTATCAAGTCTGTGGGACTGGTACACCAGCTACCTCTTCCACCCAATTGCTTCTTTTCAGAACTTTCCTGTAGAATCTGATTGGGACGAAGACCCTGACTTATTCTTGGAACGCTTAGCTTTCCCTGACCTTTGGCTTCACCCTCTAATACCAactgattatattaaaaatttacccATGTGGCAATTTAAATGTCTTGGAATCCAGTCTGAAGAGGAAATGTCAGAGGGGTCTCAAGATACCGAAAATGACtcagaaaatgagaacacagacaCTTTTAGCAGTGAGAAGGAAGTATTCGAAGATAAGCAAAGCATATTTCCCAATTCTCCAGGAAGAGCAAGTCACTGTGATGCTGAGGCTTGTTCATGTGCCAATAAATATTGTCAGACCAGCCCATATGAAAGGAAAGGGAGGTCATATGGATCATATAACACTAGTGATATGGAACCTGATTGGTTAATTTGGCCTGCTGATATGCTACACTGTACTGAATGTGTCATTTGCCTagagaattttgaaaatggaTGTTTGTTAATGGGGTTGCCTTGTGGTCATGTGTTTCATCAGAATTGCATTGTGATGTGGTTGGCTGGGGGCCGACATTGTTGCCCTGTTTGCCGGTGGCCTTCTTATAAAAAAAAGCAGCCATATGCACAACACCAGCCCTTGTCAAATGATGTCCCATCTTAACCACGTGCAATTTGTCCTTTATAAGCTTTGAGTATCTTACAGCTTGCCTTTTTAATGTTAGTCACAATGTTTTTGTGGTTTGAGGTTTAGTTTAATGTTAGTGCAGTGACAGGAAATACACATTATGCTAATGTTGATGACAGAATTTATTTGGTTGCCTTGTGTGTCAATTGAATGCATActtaattgtaaaaatttttatttacaactTTGGAAATTCAGAAGTTAATGTTTTTTGTAAGCACAAAAGAAGTATGATAGAAATTTATCCTAGCAAGACTTTACAATACAGGATCAAATTCTAATGGAATTGAGACAGTTTCTTATCCTAAATGTTTTCTCCCTTTTTACAATCTCTGTCCAGCACCTCTTGGTTAAATAATGTATGCTGTGAGACATGAAATTAAAACAGAcctatgaaataaattattttaaaaccagcAGATTACagattttctaatgttaaatttttttttgataaggTGGATGAATGCTATAGGTGTTTTGCTGGTTTGTTAATTTCACAGGTAGATCAAACATAATTCTTGACTGATGTGGGGGAAGACAAATTACGTTGCTGACACTGGCTAGAAGTGACAGTTCACCTTTTAGCTTGGTTAGCTTTGATGGGAAAGAATTTCATGGTGGGCTTTTGAAAGAGTATtagataatttattattatttagcacATTCATCAAATAAAATTAACTATAGCATATTGGccacacatatttttcttttacttttgaaaattttttaaagccacagAAAACTATAAACATAATACAGTTAACATCCATTTCTCTATCTAATTCACCAAGTGTtcacattttgttatatttgttttatctcctcttatatgtatttttttcttcttctattttttttttgctgatccttttgaaaataaatttcagtcaTCATGATGCCTGACCCCTAAATATATCACCACATGTCTAAGAACAAGGATATTTTACGTAACCGCTATGCCATTATGACACCCAAGAAATTTAACATGGATTCAATAATAGCtaatgtatataaaatcaatactccccaattgctcttaaaatatgctttatatctaaatgtttttgttttgtttttattgtgacCTCAGGCAAAGTTTATACATTAGGTTTACTCTCTCCTTTCATCCTTTCCTCTAGAGTAATTCCCCCTGCCCCTTTTCTAAAAGGTAGACTCTTTGTCTTCTCtctggtggttttatttttattttatttatttatttttttatttgagatggagtctctctttgtcgcccagactagagtgcagtggtgtgatctcagctcactgtaacctttgcctccctggttcgggcgattctcgtgcctcagcctcccaagtagctgggattacagacatgcgccaccatgcctggttaattcttgtatttttgtagagatggggtttcgccatgtaggccgggctggtatcaaactcctggcctcaggtgatcctcccacctcagcctcccaaagtgccgggattacaggcgcaagtcactgcacctggcccatctgttttgttttgttttgtttattactttttagttttttcagagacaaggtcttgctctgtgggcTATGCTGGAATGCGGTAGCATGATTCAAGcttcaactcttgggctcaaggaatcctcctgtttcagcctcccaagtagctgggactacagtcttgagccacaatgcaaagtgttttttgttgtttttttaagaattGGAGTCTTCCCatattgcctagactggtcttgaactcctaggctcaagcaatcctcccaagtagctggggttacagacacaaGCCATCAAGCCTTGCTAATTGACTTTTTCTGGTACTAACATTTTTGGAGACTACAGGCTGGTTGACTTACAGAAAATCTTCCACATTctagatttttgtctgtttctttcatGATTAGATTTAATTAAAGGATATTGCCTAGAAGATATGTTCTTCCCATAAATCTAAATGGCATCAGGAGGCACATGTCAGTTTGTCCCATTGTTGGTGACGTTTGGGTAAAGTGATATTTGCCTTATCTTTCCATTCTAAGATACATTTCCACTTTAAGAAGGAACCTGTTGAGACTATGCAAATATCCTGTTCCTCAACAATCTAACCCAATGGCTTTAACATCTGTTGATTCTTTACATCAATCAGTTATTAAATGGGAGTTGCAACATGgggattttatttcttaatttcaagACAGGGGCTTGCCCTGTCACACAAGCTGCATTGGCATGATCAccgatcactgcagcctcaactgccaaGGTAatggggaccacaggtgtgtggcaccacatttagctaatttttgtttttgttttgttttgttttgtttttggtagagacagtttcaccatggtgccaggctggtcttgaactcatgggttcaagtgatccacctgccttagcttctcaaagtgctgggattacaggcatgagccagtgcgcctGTCTAAGATGGGGGTTTTCTAATACCGTCATCCATTCTACATTTATTGGCTGACTTTTTTGTGAACAAgacctttctatttttctttcacactttagattcacagattttaaaaaatatcttatgtgttagaatttattattattaattttcaagTCATTTCAGATTTGGCTACAGGGAGCCTCTCTAAGCCAGCTCTTATGTCATCCATTTTACATTTATTGGCTGACTTTTTTGACAGTCCCTTTAATCTTGAAGTACTTCCTTGCTTTTTGACTCAAGGTATCCTAGGTTcactttgtattttctctgagctAGCTCTGTaatcagccatttcttcaaaGTGCCCATTTCATGGTAGACTTCTAAAATCCTTAATTGAATCCCCACAAAACGGCaagaaatttttttcattctgaattACTGCTAGACTACTAACAAACATTTTTCCCCTTCATGATGCATTGTGTCTCACTTTTATATGCTAATGGAATAGTAAGGTCTGGCAgttattttgtattaatatttggGAGTTTTTAAGTAAAAGTGCAAGCACAGCTTCTTGTGCtctcattttacatttgaaaaaagtAATCATTCACAGTTCTCAAATatgaacataaaaacaaatttttaaaaaatttcaagtgCTCATATTATTGTAAATGTTAGTGTTTCCCACTGTTCTGCCATTGGTTCActgatattttttctctcttcatggGATGTCTCCTAAATCTACATGTCTAAGCAAAGGCCCCTTGCAGGTCTTTACTTTCATTTATAGCTGTCTGCTGGACAACTCCTCCTGGATGTTTCTAAGTACATAATAAGCCTAAAAGagcttttttattcatttatcccaCCCCCAGTCATCCTCTTAATTAAGGTCGTGATTTCagtgaattaaaaattatatatatacacatgtgtatatatgtgtgtgtatatttacatacatatatgcacacacgtgcatgcatatGAAATGTACACAAAAGCATAGAAATTTTTGAATGGAATCAAAATTTCTCCAGTATTCCAGGGCACACCATACTTTGGAGACTACTAACTTGGAAGATAAACCAATCTCTAACACTGGCTTTCAAGGTTCATCATCTGCTCCTGGCCTACCCCTTCTACTCATCATGACACTGTATTCTGCTTGTGACCCAGGCTCATGCTCTCATTTTTCCTAACTTGGTGCTTTGCTATTCCCTCTATCTGACATTCTCACCCCTTCCTCTCTGCTTTGCCTGGCAAAATCCCACTTTCTCTAGAAATTCGGTCCCTTCCTTCCCATCTTCTTCCTCACCAGGcctataaaaagacaaaatataaaatgaatgtatatttttatatgaatgtgTATCATTTTATATGAATGTATATCATGAATGatatgaatgtatattttttatatgaatgtatataaaaaatatacattcattttatatttttgttgattttgctcCACTGTTGATGATCAAACTTAGGATTATCAACAGTGGAGCAAACCGATGTGTGCCCTTCCTCCATATTCCAGTGATACCATGTACATACCTGTCACACTTAGCTGCATTGAATTAAAACTGTGTCTTTGGTGAGTTCCTTTATGGTAGAAGCTGTGTTTTATTCATCCAAGTATCCACAGTGAGGGCACAAAATAGACATAATACATCTTCAATGTTAGATATGCAATTAAAATACTACAATAAGATCAGAGGGAAAATAATTGCCAAAGGTACATGTCTCCAGGTGACCTTGACTCATCACTTAATTGTTAAGCACAACTAGTAATAATGCTTTTGTCAGATTTTCCTAGAGGTGGAGCCCTGAAGGAACTCTTTAAAGTTGACAGACTCTAAACTTAGCtgtgtttaaaagaaaactttgaatTCTTAGAACAACCTATCACATGTAATGAACTATGGATTTCAAGTATGTGGGCTTTGTAGTTACTGAACTCTATGATTAACTGTAATAGTAGGTTGATTTTTTCTGATCAAGAGTTTTTCTACTGCCTTCTCTAACAATTTCTTGtgtagtcttttctttctttaaggatggtaagctccttgagggcaggaataaCACTATAATCTACTCTTATATTCTTAACGTATTAGACCCAGAGTAGATATTCAGTCAATAATTGTTGGTTTGAACTTTGAgaatctatttaaatttttccctttaccacacttttatttatttatttattcatttttgagacagagtcttgctctgtcacccaggctggagtgcagtggcacaatcttgggtcactgcaacctcttcctcccagtttcaagtgattctcctgtctcagcctcctgagtagctgggattacagacacataccactgcacatggctaatttttgtatttttagtacagacagggtttcaccatgttggccaagctggtcttgaactcctgatctcaagtgatctgcccacatcagcttcccagagtgctgggattacaggcatgagccaccacactcagttttTACCAAACTTTTTACTCTCCATTTTGAATAGGTGGAAAAGATTTAACAGAAGAGATTATATTTTTAGTGCCCATTAGTAGtgacaaaaatattaatgttgATGTCCTGCTCTAAGACAAAAATCTTAGTTTTTCCCCATCGTTACatacttcttttcttctattccttAGATTATTTGAGAACCTGGCAGATTATTCATGTGATCTTTCTCCTCGCTCTCCCACGTTTTTCTCCTTGGCCATTTTATTATTCCTTAAAATTCTACCAAAGGGACATGAGGTAGAGAAAGATGAGGTGTTAGGTCCTTTTTGCTACTGGATCTGATTAAAAATTTAGAGAAGAATAAATTGAAATTTGTTAAAATGCTTTTGAATCATCTGTGTTTTAGTCACTCTTGTTCTTTGTTGTCAATAATTAAATTTATTGACATGATCAATTTAggcattcttttaattttttgtaatgtaATGAtgtaaaattattacattttttgtaaTGATGTAAAGTctcatcaaaatatattattgttttatttatcctaggttattttacttcataaaatCCCTGTGCAACAGGTAGAGTAGAAGGAATTCCCACTTAATAGATGATCAAGAATTCAGGACAATCCAGATTGTTACAGATGTGACTAGGACAAAGCTTTCAAATTTGCATGTCTTCAGGGCCCTGGGAAAGTTTGAGTCAGGAGTGATCAGAGCAGAAGTGTGTATGTTCTaccttttagttatttatttaaacaaaaaaaatttttttttttttttagtcagtctcactctattgcccaggctggagtgcagtggcgtgatcttggctcactgcaacctctgcctctcaggttcaagtgattctcctgcctcagcctcccaattaactgggatcacaggtgcccaccaccatgcctggctaatttttgtatttttagtagagaaagagtttcatcaggttggccaggctggtcttgaaatcctgacttcaggcgatccacccgccttggcctccctaagtgctgaaattacagccatgggccaccacacctggccagcattaTGTCTTctaaaatgtacataccttaattttaaaatattttattgctaaaaaagtTAATGATCACCcgagccttcagcaagtcataatcaTGTGCTGGGGGAGGGTTTTGcttcaatgttgatggctgctgactgagaAGGGTGGTCGTTGCTGAAAGTTGGGGTGGCTGTGACAATGAAGATGACCCTATCAATTAACTcttctttcacaaaagatttctctgtaacaTGTGATAATGCTGTCTGACAGTATTTTACCCACAGAACTTTTTCAAAATCGAAGTCAGCCCTCTCAAGGCCTGCTGCTGCTTCATCAACTAGGTTTGTATACATCAACTAggtttgtttcctttcttgtcATTTTAATAATGTGCACAGCATTTTCACCAAGAGtacattttatcttaaaaaaaaaaaaaaagtcattttgctCATCCCtaaaaagcaactcctcatccactCAAGTTTTAACATGAGATTGCACAATTCAGTCACATTTTTAGGCTCCACTTCTTGTTCTCTTGCCATTTCCAACACATCTGTAGTTACTTTCCCAAAGTCATCCATagattggaatcaacttcttccaaactcctgttaatggtGATATTTTAACCTCCtccccatgaatcatgaatgttcttaatgacatctatAATTATGAATCgtttccagaagattttcaatttactttgcccagattcatcagagaaaccactatctatggcagctatagccttatgaactgtatttattaaataataacactaaaaataaaaattactcctGACCTATGGGCTGAAGAATGGATGTTACTATacattagcaggcatgaaaacaatctCCCTGTAGAgttccatcagagctcttgggagCAAAACTCCAATGTGCCAGTGGAGACCGGGCACATTGTCAACGAGCAGTAATATTTCaaacaatctttttttctgagcagtaagtCTCATTagtgagcttaaaatattcagtgaaccatgctgtaaacagatgtgctgtcatccaggttcTGTTGTTCCATTCATAGAGCACAGGccgagtagatttagcataatttttaagggCCCTAGGACTCAAAGGATGGTTAATgggcattggcttcaacttaaagtcactagCTGTATTAACCCCTAACAAGAGAGTTGggctgtcctttgaagctttgaaattACGTGTTGATTTCTCTCTAGCTGTGAAAGTTCTAGATGGCAACTTCTTCCAATAGAAGTCTGTTTTgcctacactgaaaatctgttgtttagtgtggTCACCTTcaggataacttgctgcagcttctgcatCAGCACTTGCGGCCAgcctcaccttgcacttttatgttatggagacgGCCTCTTTCCTTAAACATCATGAAtcaaccaacctctgctagcttccaactcttcctctgcagctttctcacctctctcagccttcagctTTGAAAAGAGCTGGGTCTTGCACTGGATTAGGCGTTGGCTTAAGGGAATTTTACGGctagtttgatcttctatccagaccgcTACACCTCTCTTCATATCAGCAACAagcctgtttcattttcttatcactTATATCTTCACTGGAGTACTACTCTTAATTTCCTTCAGGAAcctttcttttgcattcacaacttggccgTTTGGCACAAGAGACCTAGCATTTGGCCTATCTCAgttttcaacatgccttcctcactaaggttaattatttctagcttttgatttaatgtGAGACCTGCAACtcttttcacttgaacacttagaggccattaaTTTGCCTAATTGGAGATGGCTGgccagtggagcagtcagaatacACACAGCATTTATCAGTTAAGTTCGCTGTATTATATGGATTCAGTTCATGATACCCCAAAAcagttacaatagtaacatcaatgATCATGGATTACAGATCATCATACAGATATAATCATAGTGAAAAAGTTTGATATATTGCTAGAAATACCAAGATGTGACAGgaagacatgaagtgagcacatgctgttggaaaaatggcactgataGAATTGTTTGACACAAGATCAcaacaaaccttcaatttgtgaaAAAAAACCAGTATctggcggtggctcacacctgtaatcccaacactctgagaagccaaggtgggtggatcacctgaggtcaggagttcaaaaccagcctggccaacttggcgaaaccttgtctctactaaaaataaaaaaatttcttgggcatggtggtaatcccagctactcaggagactgaagcaagagaatcacttgaacccggtaggcagaggttgcagtgatcagagattgccccactgcagtccagcctggatgacaggaacaaaactccatctcaaaaaagaaaaaaacccacagtaTCTGTGGTGCACTCTACAGTAAAACAAAGTATCCCTGAAACTTGTTACTGTCAAATTCCCTTCGTTTATGTGCATAATGGGATAACAGACTCCTTACATTAGCTGTTAAATGGTTTTTGAATACTCTTACTTacaatctcttttaaaatacactcTTAGTGTTGACCTAGAGAATACTTAACTAAATTTATAGCATATTTATCTAATAAGAACAAAAGTAAGCTTAAAAATAGAGAAGCACGTAAAGAATGAATGTTCTAAAGAGATGTCAAAGGCatgcaaatgttttcttattcATAAGCATCTACTGAATGAATGAGGAGCCTGAGATAATTTAGTTTTACTTTGCATAGGTTTCAATGAACTTTTTGATCTGGCTTCTCAGTCTCAGGAGTCACACCTATAGAAGCTATGGAGTAGGGGAGGAGCCTGCCAGAGGCAGGCCAAAGAGGTCATAGCTACAACTTTTGATGGAAAGGATGGAAGgtatgaagaaacaaaacaaaagacagtaGTTTGTGGCCAGGTAGTGCAGTAACAAATAATGTCCTGAAAGGATGTCACTATCTTGCCAACAATGACTCTGTGTcaccaagaaaaatattttgccagTGCCATCTGTGCAAGAAATCAGGAAGATTCATTTtgtacaaatttaaaaagttagctttGAACTGTTTTGGCAAAGTGAAAAGTTTCTGTTCCTAGGAAAACTCATTTTGGGGAATGGAGTGAGAAGGACAGAAATCTAGTTCCTAGATTCCCTTATAAAAGGTAAAtgaaggctgagataggcagatcgcttgagctcaggagttcaataccagcctgggcaacatggtggaactcaatttctaagaaatacaaaaattaaccaggtgtggtggtgtgaatgcctgtagtcccagatactttgggggctaaggcaggggaatcgcttgaatgtgggaggaaTGAAAAATGTTAATGGCCTAACAGTCTCACCAGTTTTGCCTTAAACGATGCCATcagttatataatataaaaatgatgtTCTGGCTCTGGGATGGCTAGGAAGGTCGGCGGGGAAGGTGGCTTCAGGAGCCCCATCCTCCGCCCCCTCAGGGGCTGCGGCGGCAGGCCCACCCCCACCAAGTGTTACAGCCCCCCAGCAGCAGCACTCTCTGAATCCtggggtattaaaaaaaaaaaaaagatgttctcgTACAGTGTGTATTTAGTGTCACTACTGTTCTAAAATTCTGTGAGCTCTTTTCATTGGGGAAGTTGCTTTCAGAATGCCATCTATTTGTTGATAAAAGAGTCTAGGGCCATGTTTGTGAGGTCCTTTCAGAAAGACGAAGTAGTAGGGTTTCAGGCACAGCAAAAGGAAGTTAGAACTTCTCGATATTTTCAGggcagcttttgtttttattgtttaagtgctctccatttatttttacttaatttctgaACCAAGTGGCTAAAACAGTAGGTTTCTGGAACAGCATGCCTCAAGCTGATTCCTAGTTTTGTTGCCAGAGACTCAGGTAAGATATACCTCTCAGAATGCCAAACATGGCAATATCTTGGAATTTTAAAACCatcttgttaaaattatttattcattttgaacgTGGTGAACTTGGTGACCAATCTTGATGCATATTGCTTTGCTTTAAAAGTACCCAAGTTTATTTGGTGAGGAAAAAAACAATGTGATTCTTAcagtttttctgtttaaaataatagaatctgATTGTCAGAAGCAAATGTGAAGGTCATTTAGTCAGTTTTCTCTATGAATTTAGATTCTTTTACGTCCTGGTTACAAATTGGCATACTTATCATCTAACAAAAGGCATGCTACATTTGCAAAAATCTACAAACATTCCACCTGCCAGGATCCACAGAAAAGGCAACGCAGCACCAGCAAGGGCTGAAAGCCCAGATCTGGACGCTTTGTTGGACACCTCCCAGTCATCATCTTTGGGAGGCAGGATGAGTCAggagtttatctttttaaaaaagctagtTCTAATATAACCTATTTGCTCTGAAATATGATATTTCCATTATTCATCAAAATGGCTCATATTTAACCAGGATTTTTATTGAGAAAGAAAACTGTGAATGTAAGATATTAA from the Callithrix jacchus isolate 240 chromosome 14, calJac240_pri, whole genome shotgun sequence genome contains:
- the RNF103 gene encoding E3 ubiquitin-protein ligase RNF103, with the translated sequence MWLKLFFLLLYFLVLFVLARFFEAIVWYETGIFATQLVDPVALSFKKLKTILECRGLGYSGLPEKKDVRELVEKSGDLMEGELYSALKEEEASESVSSTNFSGEMHFYELVEDTKDGIWLVQVIANDRSPLVGKIHWEKMVKKVSRFGIRTGTFNCSSDPRYCRRRGWVRSTLIMSVPQTSTSKGKVMLKEYSGRKIEVEHIFKWITAHAASRIKTIYNAEHLKEEWNKSDQYWLKIYLFANLDQPPAFFSALSIKFTGRVEFIFVNVENWDNKSYMTDIGIYNMPSYILRTPEGIYRYGNHTGEFISLQAMDSFLRSLQPEVNDLFVLSLVLVNLMAWMDLFITQGATIKRFVVLISTLGTYNSLLIISWLPVLGFLQLPYLDSFYEYSLKLLRYSNTTTLASWVRADWMFYSSHPALFLGTYLGHGLLIDYFEKKRRRNNNNDEVNANNLEWLSSLWDWYTSYLFHPIASFQNFPVESDWDEDPDLFLERLAFPDLWLHPLIPTDYIKNLPMWQFKCLGIQSEEEMSEGSQDTENDSENENTDTFSSEKEVFEDKQSIFPNSPGRASHCDAEACSCANKYCQTSPYERKGRSYGSYNTSDMEPDWLIWPADMLHCTECVICLENFENGCLLMGLPCGHVFHQNCIVMWLAGGRHCCPVCRWPSYKKKQPYAQHQPLSNDVPS